From the genome of Microtus pennsylvanicus isolate mMicPen1 chromosome 17, mMicPen1.hap1, whole genome shotgun sequence:
TGGTTCTTCGAGTTTGGCTTTGTGATCCCTAACTCCACAAATACCTGGCAGTCCTTGATAGAAGCAGCACCCGAGTCCCAGATGATGCCCGCCAGCGTCCTAACGTGAGTGAGGCTTCAGGGAACATCAAAGTGTGTCTCAAAACAGGGGCAGTCGGGACTCCTGGTCCTGTTCACAGGCAGAGATCTAGAGAGACACGAGCAGAAGAGTACCCAGGCCTGTGTCAAGATAACTGACTTTTGTCCTGTGAAAAATAACAGGACAAAATCTTTAGACCACATTTTAAATTTCCAGTTCACCCTGACAACTTATCTTTGGGTgataatgtgttttgttttttgggtttttttgttgttgtttgagacagagtttctctgtgtagccctgactgtcctgaaacttgctttgcaaaataggctggcctcgaactcagagagctcccccttcctctgccccctgagtgttgggattaaaggcgtgcgctaccaccgccctgCTGAGTGACGTCCAATCTTGCTGAGCTTTGCTCTCACGGACACAGTGAAGATGAAAACTGAGAGGGCGTTAAAAGAAAGCAGCACAAAATCGATGTCAGATCCAGCAGGTTCGCTCTCTCATTGCGTCCCTGTATGCTCTGGATCCCCTAACACATCCTCCAGAGGCTCCATCGTAGAGGGTAACATTTGGGCCGAGGCTTCCAgagactggcctagaatttagTAATTACTTCCTCATCAAAGAACAGTTCATTTGTGTTGTCAAAAACCACTGTTGATGGCCAGCAAGATGCCTCAGCTAGTAAAAGTGCTTAGTGCCACAGACCCAGtggtctgagtttgatccctggagccccggctagaaggagagaaaggtctctgaaagttgtcctttgacatgTGGTGTGTGCTATGGTACATGTGTAACATGTACACCACATGCTCCTGCAGCGACACACAGatcatacacagatacacagtaataataataataaaataaaatgtaaagacaTTGTCAGTAACTGCCCACTTATCATTTTCTCGTGGGAGGAGATTGAGTCTTTCAAGTATTTCAGTAGGCCTGGggatgtatctcagtggtagagaattTAACATAAGTGAGTTCTACGCCTAGCACTGCCAGAAAGAAGTGTCAGTGGTAGTGTTGTCTAAAAGTTTAGACCCACGAATAATTGTGTAACCCTAGGTCGTCTGCCAGGAGATCCTTCATGAAAGCCACACCAAGTGTAGAAGAGATAGAGGCGCTatagcgatggctcagcagttcagagtaccAGCTGTCTCCACAGGACCCAAGCTTGAGTCCAGCACCCACTTGACACCTCTCAGctctctgtagctccagtcccatGTGGTCTGATACCCTCAAATAgtctccacgggcaccaggcacatgtatGTTACACAGATTCACATGCCAGCAAAAcaaccatgcacataaaataaaaatgtttttctttgagacaaggtctctctatttagctctggctgccctagaacttgctatgtagaccaggttggcctcgaactcacagagatctccctactctgccttctgagttctggattaagggcatgtgctaccacacccagtctTAAAATAacgattttttaaaataaaatataaaaaaaaaacctcaaaggtAATTTGGTATGGcaataatattccattttataaatgggAGCACTGCCATTTGTGACTCAGTGGGAATGTTCTTTCCTGGCTCACAAGACTCTGGGATCACTCTCTGGTCCAGCCAGGAAAGGAAGACGCAAACAGAATGGCCACTGGGATGGCCATCTGACCCCATCCTCATAGTCCAGTGCCTCGTTTAATGTTCTTTGGTCACAAACCACAGAAACAAACCCTGGCCAATAGACCTGAGTTAGACCAAGCAGAGCCCTCGCAGCTGGGAAGAGACAAGGGCCAGAAGCTGTGctgtcttcccttccctgtgtCAAAGGTGAAGGAATCTGACTGGGAAGAGACAAGGGCCAGAAGCTGTGctgtcttcccttccctgtgtCAAAGGTGAAGGAATCTGACTGGCAGGGACAGAATGCTGTGACCCCCTTTGCAAGGTGAGAGAGGGGTCACTCAGCTGACCCAGAGACTAGAAGAGCGGATTGTCCACAAAGGAAGAGCAGGGTGCTACTACCCAAAGTCAGGAGAGAactgcagggcagggaaccctagcTGTCTTTTTTAGTTAGTGTTATAGGGAAAAGTGCCTCCCTGAGGTTGGCCAGGATCTGCGGCCAGAGTAATCTAGCCAGAGGTGTCGGTGGGATCTGTGTGCAGAGCACTCAGCGAAGACATCGGTGTGTCAAGACAAAAGGCATACTCTGAGTTCCAACTTCTGCACTTGATGGGAACAAACTCTCGTCACATAAGTTAAACACCCTGTAAGAATCTAACCCATGCAGACaaccttttttaattttgtttgctttgctttgttttttgttcctttgtttcttttggttttggtcttttggtttttcaagacagggtttctctgtagctttggagcctgtcctggaactagctcttgtaaaccaagctggccttgaactcacagagatccccctgcctctacctcccaagtgctggaattaaaggcaagagCCACCACCTCCtagcttgctttgctttgtttttgttttgagacagggtctcactttgcaaccctggctggcctagaactcaccatataaaccaggttaacctggaactcacagagatctgcctgccttttcctctctcgcgctggtattaaaggtgtgcaccactgtgcctggctttgttCTCATTCTGAGAGAGAATCTCACTAGATGGGCCAGACttaaccttgaactcctcctcctgtcccagccctgtgggtactggaattacgggtgtgcaccaccacgcctaaCTCTGAACAAGGATTGTGATGCCCAAACTAAGGCTCTAGATGGTACCTGTCCCAGCCTGGAGAACCCAAAGGACACCATCTGTGGAAGTGGTGCCGTGGCCTGTGGCACTCACTGTCTTTACCCTCTCGATTCTCTCCCACAGGGGCAATGTCATCATAGAGACAAAGTTCTTTGATGACGACCTTCTTGTCAGCACGTCCAGAGTGAGGCTTTTCTACGTCTGAGAGAAGAACGTGTGTGCACTTCAAGAATCTGGAGCGGGGCAGGAGGAAGCTTTGCTTTTCTCCTCCACATGTTTGGTTTTTGATACTCCAGCTGATTCCTCCAACGCAGACCCACCTGTGGCACCAGGAACCCAGCTCCGTATAGGTAGCCAGTTGGCCTCTCCTCCCAAAACCTCCATCTTCGCTGACAAGACTAAACTCCCAACCCCAACCAAGGGCAGGGGACAAGCATGGGAGCAAACCCCTACCAGGAACCACACTGCGTCTGTCCCTGCCCCACCTCCTTGGCCTctggttttgaaaaaaatttaccTTCCTGACCCATTTAGGTTTTTCTCCCTACCACTTCTATTTCATACAGTCTCATACCTTTAACTTGTAAAATAGACTATGATATTATTATTACATGATGTAATTAAAGCATTCAAATATTCCTAGTCTTTAGCATGGcgctgcttctgtttctcttctcttctggacTGTGAACCTGTCTTCATGAAGGAAGACAGAGATTTATCACATTGTAGGATTACAAACTCTTTCGCTCCAGAAATAGATGGTTAGCTCTCATTCCCAAATGCCTCCACTGTTGCTTCTAAAAGTGGACATCAGAAGACAATGATGGGGAAACACGGGGCTGAGGCAAGGCTGAGAGGCTTAAGATGACATCAGAGGGAGCCAGCGTGGGAGGAACATAACCCTCCCGCAGGGCTCTGGGGTCtgacataaaaaaatcaaaaggagtTCTTTGGTAGGGACTCCGCTCCGAGCTACAGTAGCGCTCACTGTCCTTTACAAAATATCAACAATTTCAAGTCATCTGGCAACCAGAATGGTAGACCTGAGACCAGAGGGTGTTACCCGGCCCTTTGGTATAGCCAAGTTCCCAGGCTCCCACCTTCCTTCCCAGCCTGTGTCTCTGGGTGAGGAGGAGAACCTACATTCCAAGCAAGCCAGCACCAGCTTTCTCTTGTCATCTTGgaaagcttgttttgttttctttttttaagcaaGGTCCCAAGtagcaccaggctggcctcaagctgaCTATAGCTTCAAGAATGACCTTGGACTACCTTCTCCGTGCTGgattacagcacacacacacagtttctgaGCTGCTGGGGTTCGACTCCAGGCTCTGCGCACGCTAAACAAGCACTGTGCCAATTGGGCTACATCCCTACCCTAGAGAACTTTTTTAaagcttatttcattttatgtgcattggtgttctgcctgcaggtcagTCTGtctgagagtgtcagatcttcgatagttgtgagctgccatgtgggtgctaggatttgaacctgggtcctttgggaaAGCAGTCAGCGCCcccaactgctgaaccatctttccagccccaagaacTATCTTTTTAATATCCAAAACTAAATTGGAAAGAACAAGGTGAGGGGCTAGGGatctagctgggtgtggtggatatacctgtaattccagcacttcagaaagggagggagacaggaagagcaggagtttaaggccagctatGGCTACCGAGTGTTTAAAACTGCCCAGGTGCGTGAGACctgccccccaccacacacacacacacacacacacacacacaggtggaaaCAGGTGAAACTGAATGAAGGCttccctttgtcttttttttgggggggtggggtttcaagacagggtttctctgtggctttggagcctgtcctggaactagctcttgtagaccaggctggtcttgaactcacagagatccacctgcctctgcctcccaagtgctgggattaaaggcgtgcgccaccaccgcccgaccccTTTGTCTTCCTGAAAccccatttcttctgttttcctggcCCATATGTGCTCCCCAGAATTCCCCCAAGGAACGTTTGCCAGTGCTGGACACACGGCAGTGGAGAGAGTCACATGTGGATGGTGTATCCCCAAGGCAGGCATGACGGCTCATCTAGCACAtgggaggggaaggcagagatCAGGTCAGGATCATCCGCAGCTACATAGCAAATCGGAGGCTATGGTCTacgtgagaccctgactcaaaagagaCGCCTCTCCCTTCTTTCATCCAGCCAAAACATTTCAGATGGAATTCTTTGCTAGCTTctctgagaaaaacagaaaaagaattagaTCCTAGTTATCCTTTGAAGCCACCTGTCTCTCTAGGGTAGACTGCATATGTTCAAGAAACAGTATCCTGAGACAGCAATGGGGACACAACCATGCCATGAGGTTTGAGCCAACAGAACAGCAGGACGCTGAgggcatggaggtcagagatggCTTCAGTGAGCTGGGTAGCTCCTTCCAtgctgtgggttctagggattgaacttaaCGTCgttagacttggcagcaagcgcctttaagGGCTCCGCGTGGTCTTTTGTAGTGAGGAATGTGCCAGGCACTGAGTTGGACCTGCGTGGGGAATGCCACATTTGGGCACACTCGGAGACCCTTGTTAATATTAGTAAGAGGCTGCGTTCTGTGCAGGCTTGTGCTGACTAAACCCATCAGTAGGAAGAGATACGACAAATGGTTTTCATAAGATGGGGACTTGTAGGAAGAGATGTCCCTGAGGACGAACAGATCCAGAAAGCCTTCCACTCAGCCCACCATATTGGTCAGCTGTtaattggttggttttgttttttaagatctTCAGGATGAGCCTTATACATGCTAAGCATGTGTTCGATCATTGAGTgacagctctccagccctgagtatatttttgaaaataagatGGCTAGAAATATCTTGCTTTAATTGCTTAGCAATTAAAATAGGGTAATAAATACTCTTGCAGAAGAGCCAAGTTGTGTTCCTAGCACCAGCACTTGCtgcctcacaactgcctataattccagctcaaggcatctgcactcacacacaatgTTAGAAAtaagggggctgcagagatggcttggcagttaggaatacttactgttcttgcaaaggaccctgctttggttcccagcatcaacACGGCAGCTCatatctgtctgtaactccagttctaggggaccccgCACCTTCTTCTtacctccacaagcaccaggcatgGACAtgggacacatacacatatgtaggcAAACATTTATGCATATTAGAACAAATCAAtctgaaaataaaggaaagatgtggctcgagagatggctcagacgttaagaTTCAGTTCgcatcatctgtaattccagttccagggaatgagACCTCCACTTCCGGCTTCCACAAGTACCAGACCACACGTAGAGCTCAcgcatacatgcaagcaagatATTCATATGAAGATTTAGATTTTTTCTAAAGAagagaccctcccacatcagggagggagggaagcctTTAAGCTTTGCATCAcctccactcctgcccctccCTATATTTCAGACTTTCTTCTTGAAGTGTCTTACTCGCCCCTCCTTGCCCTCCTAACTCCAAAGCCACTGCCTCCCCTCTGTCTCCCCCTAGTGGCTCCTCCCAGACTTCTCACTTCTAGACTGCACCTGACCCTTTGCCTCCCGTGAGCATCTTTTATGTTTCAAGAATCCCTGTCTAGGCGCACTGCTCCTTGCTCcttgacaatatttttttttccttcaatgagttaattctttgataatctcatacacacatgcactcgaATGTgcgaacacacacatgtattcttcccttttcttcctgttcccTTGATCAAGCAGTCCTGTTTTAAACTATTGTGAATCCAGAACATCTGTGTGCCAATTCATTAAACCCTAAACTTTGACTCCTTTGGGCTCCGAGcacatctgcaggcagcaggcgcAGAACGGTGGCGTTGCCTTGCCGGAAGAAGTGAACCCCTCACCTCCCGGTAGATTCTAgggtgggagaggcaggaagcaaaGATGTCACTTGGAGTTGTGAGTCATACACTTAGGAAACGGAACGCTGTAGCAGCGGCAGACCACACCCATAGGATTGATGGGTCCCCAGCAGCCAACAGACGGGAAAGCCAGCTTTCCCTCcatttcctttgtgtatatacccgcTTGCCTCTGGACCAGAGAGAGCTTGGTTGTGGTGGAACGCAACCGCTACCAGGccgaagggaagaaggagggagttGGGCGGAGGACGTCCTGAGAGTGCTTTGCCTTCGCACAGACTCAGATGGGAGGATTGATGGACACCTCTCTGTGGATGGGCTGGGGTTTCGAGAGCAGATGTCTCCATTCTCCATTCCCCTTCCCAGTAGACTCAAGGGCATTGACTTTGCTCTATAAACATCCCCTGAGCCCTTCCTTTGGTCTCCCATAGCCAACTGGGGACCAGGCACCGGCTGATCCTTCCTGTTCCTGTTTATTCTGCAGGTGATAGCCAGAAAGAATATCCTAGATGCAGAAAGTGATCACCAGTCCCTTCTAGGACACCTTCCTGTGGCCTTAGCCTGGAAGCGCTTGCTAGCGACCTAGTGGCTGTTCAAAGCTCTCAAAACacagagtcaggtgtggtggggtaacgtggagtctgaggcaggaaaaccTGCCTAGGCTACctaagtgagactctgtctcaaaaatgttcTTTTCTGGGGGACATGGtatacaccttcaatcccagcactagggatgcaGAGGCAAGTTATCTCTGAATCTGAGGCTATCCTAGTctacaggccagccagagctacagagtatgaccctgtctcaaaaaaaaaattctacaatttgtgtgtgtgtgtgtgtgtgtgtgtgagagagagagagagagagagagagagagagagagagagagagggagggagagagacagagagagagagagagagagagagagagagagagaaagagagagagggagagagggagagagggagggagggagggatagagagagagagagagaaagcgtgcatggggaggggcaggtgtgtggtttgtgagcacctgcagaggccagcagaggatgTTGGCTTCCCTGGCTCTAAGCCACCTAacctgagtgctggaaaccaaactccagtTCTGCTAGAGCAGCGAGCACTTTTAACCCCAGAGCCAACCTCTCTCGCCAGCCCCCAGAttttttcagaaaagaataaacgtagccgggcggtggtggtgcacgtctgtaatcccagcactcgggaggcagaggcaggcggatctctgtgagttcgaggccagcctggtctacaaagggagttccaggacaggctccaaagctacagagaaaccctgtctcgaaaaaaccaaaaagaaaaaaaagaaaagaataaacgtTAACTGTTTTTATGAGAAAGAGAAACCTCAGCAAATGTCTTTGTCATTTGCACCCTGCTGAACACAACAGCGACTCACAACTGTCCctaactcaagttccagaggatctgataccttcttcgggtctctgcaggtaccaggcctGCATGTGCTACACAGACACAATTTCAGgcaaaagcacacacataaataaaataaatctaaaaaattttcaaaaccaaacaaacttaTGTGTAGCACTAGAAAGAAGGGtactctggctggctggcagtggtggtacataccttttaatcccagcactcaatccTGTAGTAAAggcatgtagatctctgtgagttcgaggccagcctgatctacagagggagatccaggacagccaaggctacacaaggaAAACCTGTCtccgggggaaaaaaaagaaaggtgggcTCATGTCTCACATTGGCAGTTTCTTGTCAGGCGTATAATGTctcacgcctataatcccagcacccaggagatgaaggcaggataATCCAGTTCAAATCCAGGCAGGAACaccagaaacactgtctcaaaaaaacaaatcaaccaaGTCTGAAGAGgttgctctgtggttaagaacactggctgctcttccagagggctcaggcttgattcccagctccTACATGGGAGCTCACAATCTTCTCTAactcccagttccagaggatccaactccctcttccgGCCTCGGAGGGCATTACATGCACAtggtacccagacatacatgGCAGGAAAACATTTGTACActtaaaaggacaaaaaaagaataagagcaTGAAGAACCATAAAAGCATacagtggccaggcagtggtggtgcgcacctttatttagtcccagcactcaggaggcaaaggcaggtgtatctctgtgggtctgaggccagcctggtctacaaaagtgagttccaaCACAGCAGGactttatacagagaaaccctgtctcacaaaagaaaaagagaaacgagaggggggaaaaaagccaaCCAACAAATCAACCCAGTTCTCATGTTATTTCTGGACTGAGCCAAGACTGAGGTCATACAAAGCAAAAAAAGCAATCTCTCAATGCTCCTGGCAAACACTCTTCCTCCTGATGGACAGTTCAGCATTCGGCCCTTTTTTAACTGGTGACCCCAACAGTTCTGCTGTTCCTAAGATGGTTTCCTGGTAGTGCAATTTCTTGGTAAAGAGTACGTACGTGGGGCTCGTaggatggcttagtaggtaagcTCGACGATCTAAATTCAGTCCATGGACCCaacttctacaagttgtcctctggctgcACATGCATTCCTGGCACGCATTCCTCCGTGTGTGCACCCGAATCCGtgcccacacacaaatacaaaacataCATTTTAGAATGTGTGCTGTCTTAtgtgtgtcttttctcttttgctgttattttattttgaaactagGTATTACCAAATAGCCCAAGATGGTTTGAAACTcctagtaatcctcctgcctcaacctcctggaTGTGGATTACAGTCACGACACATCCTGCATGGGGTGTTTTTTTCGGACCCTAACAGGGTGGGGATGCTTCCCAGATAGGTCTCTACCAGTTTCAACACTGCTGTCTCCTCAACCCACCTATACCAGTTACATCCCTGGTCAAGGGCACACAGGCTCCTCTCGGTGCCAAGCGCAACCCCAGACTGCCTGCGACCACAGAAAGAAGCAGCCTAAGCAGGGTTCTAAGCTAGACTGAAGGACCAATTCCCAGAGGATTCCACCCCCTGACTAGTTCAGCACATACTCCCGGAGCCCTGACAAGGGTCTGTGTTTTGCAAGATCAGCTTTTTTGAGACGCCAGTGTCCTTCAGTATGTTAATAGGCTctattgaaaaaaaatccaggtcAAATAAATTTAGAGAACTACACGTTAAACCTTCTGGGAGACTCAGCACTCTTGGGTGCGCCAAAGGCCCAGTGGGCCCTTTGcaaggacaaaggaaaaaaaaaaccttttcctaTCATTTCAACAAACTGAtggctctcccctcccttctcaggCGTGCCTTCTTCTGGCTGACTTCAAGCCTGATCGTGGTGGGGCAGGAGGAGCGGGACACTTCCTCCTTCTCCGGAGCCTGTCCGAGCAACTGAGGGGTGAGGGGTGAAGACACCCcacaaagcaagaacagtaaaGCTGCAAAGTCCGAACTCACCAGAGgctgaagaaagggaaagaagcttTGGGCAGAGGCTGCGCGGCGAGCCAGGCAGATGGCCTTGGGCCACACCCCATCTGGAGAGAAAAGACTGGGGAGAAATCAGGATCCCCTTAAGGCTGGCCTTTGGAAGTCAGAGCGATGGCTCGGTGGTTCAGGCAGCTGTTGCTCTTGCTGTgcacctgggttcagttcccaagacCGACTcgtatggtggctcataaccatctataactccaatttcaggggtttcgacaccctcttctggcctttgtgggcaccaggcacacacatagcacatgtacatacatacacgcatacacgcatgcatacatacatacacacatacatacatacatacatacaaaacatccATGCTAGTCaggcaccaggcagtggtggcacatgcctttaatcccagcactcaggaggcagaggcaggtgaatccctgtgagttccaggccagccaaagctgttatgcggagaaaccctgtttcaaaaaacaaaacaaaccaacaaacaaaaaagctgtcAAAATGGCTCCTCAGGCAAAGGCACTAGCTGCTAAGCCTGCCCACCTGGTTTTGATCCTCGGCACTCActtggtagaaggaaagaactgactcacaagctgtcctctgacctcttcctgTATGCCATGGCACATTAGGTCCCCACACACATTTTccaaatgaataagtaaatagaatgtactggctgtggtggcacataccctcaagtccagcactcagaaggcatcagcaggcagatttctgagttcaagcccagccttcTCTACATAACGAGTACTAGGGTAGCAAgggccagtgagaccctgtctcaaaaaggtaggagggagccaggtggtggtggcacacgcctttaattccaacactcggggaggcagaggcaggcggatctctgtgagttcgaggtcagcctgggctaaaacCAGAGTTTTAGGCAGTTATGAG
Proteins encoded in this window:
- the Pde6d gene encoding retinal rod rhodopsin-sensitive cGMP 3',5'-cyclic phosphodiesterase subunit delta isoform X2, with translation MEKFRLEQKVYFKGQCLEEWFFEFGFVIPNSTNTWQSLIEAAPESQMMPASVLTGNVIIETKFFDDDLLVSTSRVRLFYV